A single genomic interval of Pyrus communis chromosome 5, drPyrComm1.1, whole genome shotgun sequence harbors:
- the LOC137733775 gene encoding pentatricopeptide repeat-containing protein At1g11290, chloroplastic, which yields MSSQLLSFTPLHPITSTITPPLPPPPPPTPSRLRPPVSTPKSQTFHTLSQRTHIPSHVYKHPAAILLELCTSVQELNQIIPLIIKNGLYNEHLFQTKLVSLFCNYGCPNEAARVFNTVEDKLEVFYHTLLKGYAKNSSLGDAFLFFCRMKYDGVKPVVYNFTYLLKVCGDNADLRRGKEIHGDLISSGFASNLFAMTAVVNLYAKCRQVDEAYKMFDKMPERDLVSWNTIVAGYAQNGLAKIAMELVIRMQEEGQKPDPITLVTLLPAVADFGSLIIGKSIHAYVVRAGFEWHVNLSTALVDMYSKCGSVGTARLIFNRMKHKTVISWNSMIDGYVQNEDPKEAMEVFQKMLDQGFEPTNVTIMEALHACADLGDLERGMFVHKLLDQMKLGSDVSVMNSLISMYSKCKRVDIAAKIFNKLQGKTPVSWNAMILGYAQNGRVSEALSHFCEMHSQNIKPDSFTMVSVIPALAELSVTRQAKWIHGLVIRKCFDKNVFVMTALVDMYAKCGAVHTARKLFDMMDERHVTTWNAMIDGYGTNGLGKSAVDLFNEMKKGTIKPNDITFLCVISACSHSGLVEEGLQYFASMKEDYGLEPAMDHYGAMVDLLGRAGRLNEAWDFIQNMPMEPGITVFGAMLGACRIHKNIELGEKAADKIFELNPADGGYHVLLANIYQTASLWDKVAKVRTMMEKKGLQKTPGCSLVDLKNEVHTFYSGSTSHPQSKRIYTFLDTLGDEIKAAGYVPDTNSIHDVEADVKEQLLNSHSEKLAIAFGLLNTTPGATIHIRKNLRVCGDCHNATKYISLVTRREIIVRDMHRFHHFKNGTCSCGDYW from the coding sequence ATGAGCTCACAGCTCTTATCTTTCACACCTCTACACCCCATAACCAGCACCATAACGCCGCCActtccaccaccaccgccaccaacTCCATCTCGTCTCCGCCCTCCAGTCTCAACCCCAAAATCACAAACCTTTCACACCCTTTCCCAACGAACCCACATTCCTTCTCATGTCTACAAGCACCCTGCAGCCATCCTCCTCGAGCTCTGCACTTCCGTGCAAGAACTCAACCAAATCATCCCCCTCATCATCAAGAACGGTCTCTACAACGAGCACTTGTTCCAGACCAAGCTTGTCAGCTTGTTCTGCAACTATGGCTGCCCCAATGAGGCCGCTCGGGTTTTCAACACCGTTGAGGACAAACTCGAGGTCTTTTACCACACTTTGCTCAAAGGGTATGCCAAGAACTCGTCTTTAGGTGACgcctttttgttcttttgtcgAATGAAGTATGATGGTGTTAAACCTGTTGTGTataattttacatatttgttgaAAGTTTGTGGTGACAATGCTGATCTTAGGAGGGGAAAAGAGATTCATGGTGATCTAATTAGTAGTGGGTTTGCCTCAAATTTGTTTGCGATGACCGCGGTTGTGAATCTGTATGCGAAATGTAGGCAGGTTGATGAGGCATATAAGATGTTTGATAAAATGCCTGAGAGAGACTTGGTTTCTTGGAATACCATTGTTGCTGGTTATGCGCAAAATGGGTTAGCAAAGATAGCTATGGAGTTGGTTATACGGATGCAGGAGGAAGGTCAGAAGCCTGATCCGATCACGTTGGTCACCCTTTTGCCTGCTGTTGCAGATTTTGGGTCTTTGATAATTGGAAAATCAATACATGCGTATGTTGTAAGAGCTGGTTTCGAATGGCATGTAAACCTTTCTACCGCTCTTGTAGACATGTATTCAAAATGTGGATCGGTGGGGACTGCTCGGTTGATTTTCAATAGGATGAAGCACAAGACTGTTATTTCTTGGAATTCCATGATAGATGGGTACGTACAAAATGAGGACCCCAAGGAGGCAATGGAGGTTTTCCAGAAGATGTTGGATCAAGGCTTTGAACCAACAAATGTTACTATAATGGAAGCTTTGCATGCTTGTGCTGATTTGGGAGATCTTGAGCGAGGAATGTTCGTACATAAATTATTGGATCAGATGAAACTCGGATCTGATGTTTCGGTCATGAACTCTTTGATATCCATGTATTCGAAGTGTAAGAGAGTTGACATCGCTGCAAAAATATTTAACAAGTTGCAGGGTAAGACCCCAGTCTCATGGAATGCCATGATATTAGGTTATGCACAGAATGGGCGCGTCAGCGAGGCTTTGAGTCACTTTTGTGAGATGCATTCTCAAAATATAAAACCAGATTCATTTACAATGGTGAGCGTCATCCCTGCTCTCGCGGAGCTATCAGTTACACGACAGGCTAAGTGGATTCATGGACTTGtaataagaaaatgttttgacaAAAACGTTTTTGTGATGACTGCTCTTGTTgacatgtatgcaaaatgtggAGCTGTGCACACTGCTAGAAAACTTTTTGACATGATGGATGAGCGGCATGTGACGACATGGAACGCTATGATTGATGGATATGGAACAAATGGGCTCGGAAAATCTGCTGTGGATCTGttcaatgaaatgaaaaaaGGAACAATAAAGCCGAATGATATAACGTTCCTATGTGTGATCTCTGCTTGCAGTCATTCGGGTTTAGTGGAAGAGGGTCTACAATACTTTGCAAGCATGAAAGAAGATTATGGCTTGGAGCCTGCAATGGATCACTACGGGGCCATGGTTGATCTCCTTGGTCGAGCTGGCCGGCTAAATGAGGCTTgggattttattcaaaatatgCCTATGGAGCCTGGTATTACTGTCTTCGGAGCCATGTTGGGGGCTTGCAGAATTCATAAAAATATAGAGTTGGGGGAAAAGGCAGCAGATAAGATATTTGAGTTAAATCCTGCGGATGGCGGGTATCATGTTTTGCTTGCTAACATATATCAAACAGCTTCGTTGTGGGACAAAGTGGCCAAAGTGCGAACGATGATGGAGAAGAAGGGGCTCCAGAAAACCCCAGGCTGCAGTTTAGTGGATTTGAAGAACGAGGTTCACACTTTCTATTCCGGGAGCACGAGCCATCCCCAATCCAAAAGAATCTATACTTTTCTGGACACTCTGGGAGATGAGATCAAGGCGGCTGGTTATGTGCCGGACACCAATTCAATTCATGATGTGGAAGCTGATGTTAAGGAGCAGTTGCTCAATAGCCACAGTGAGAAGCTGGCTATTGCGTTTGGGCTCTTGAACACTACTCCTGGTGCAACCATACACATTCGGAAGAATTTACGAGTTTGCGGTGATTGCCATAACGCAACCAAGTACATATCGCTTGTAACTAGACGGGAGATCATCGTGCGTGATATGCACCGGTTCCATCACTTCAAGAATGGAACATGTTCGTGTGGCGATTATTGGTGA